A window of Kribbella voronezhensis genomic DNA:
GCGATCAAGCACGCCTTCAAGCCGATCGACGAGGGCGGTCTGGGCCGCCGGCGGCTGATGCTGTTCGCTGCCGAAGGCAACACAGCCTCCGCGCACGTGGCCGTCGCCAACGGCTTCACCCTCACCGGTACGGCGCGCGCCGCGAGCCCCAGGCGCGACGGGAGCTACGACAACCTGCTCTGCTTCGACCTCCTCGCGACCGACCGGCCGCAGTCGGCCGCGGCGACGGAAAGTTAGGGAAAGGCAACGATCCGTGCGGGAAGTGGTCGCCCTATGCGACCGATTGGTGCCGCCCGACACATCTTCCCCTCGCCGTGCGGCGTTCTGACTGGTTGAATCGACGAGTGAGAGATCGTGAGGAACTCGTCCGCCGCTGGCAGGCCGGGTGGTCTGTGTCGCGGGGCTGGACCAAGGTCGACGACGACAACGACGGGATCCTGACCGTCCGCGCGGGGGAGGACAACCGCGCGATGGAGTACGTCGTCCTGGACGCGGACGACAAACCCGAGCGGGTGGAGCGGGCCGCCGAGCTGGCGCTGAACGCCGGCGGCGGCCGCGGCGCGGGCTGGATCACGCTGGCCACCGACGATCGCGAGGCCCGGGTCGAACAACTGGAGGACCTCGGGCTGGAGGTGCAGCGCGAGCAGGACTGGCTGATGACGATCCAGCTGTCCGAGCAGCCCGCCCTGACCGTGAACGAGCGCTACACGCTGCACTCCGAGGTCGAGTCCGACCTGATCATCACCCGGGCCACGCTGCACGGCGGGGTGGTCTCGAGCGGCCGGATGGCCGTGGTCGGCGAGGACGCGGTGGCGGACCGGATCGAGACCGATCCGGCGCACCGAAGGCGCGGGCTGGGCAGTGCGGTGATGGCGTCCCTGGTCGAGACCGCGGCGGGCCAGGGCGCCAAACGCGGCATCCTGATCGCCTCGATCGACGGGCTGCGGCTCTACCGCAGCCTCGGCTGGAAGGTCGTCGCCGACATCGTCATCGCCCGCTCGGCCTAGCCCGGAACCGTCGCCATCAGGTGGATGACGGTTTCGCGCAGGGCCTGGTCGGTGCCGACCGGTTCGATGCCGAACTTCTCCGTGGCGGCGGAGGAGTCGAGCACGAACGGTCGCCGGAACTGGTACTGCAGTTCGCGGATCTCCCTGGCCTGCTTGTTGACCAAGCCGCCGAGCCACAGCACGGCCGGCGGCATCGAGCGCACCTTGGGAGCCGGCAGACCGGCGATGGCCGCCGCCCGCGTCGCCAGCTCGCGGACCGAGAGCGGCGGCGCGGTTGGGACATGCCAGCTCCGGCCCCACGCGCTCTCGTCCGCCGCGACCGCGATCAAGGTGCGGGCCACGTCGCCGACGTACGTCCAGCTGTGCGGTGCGTCCAGGTCGGCCGGGATCGACGTCGCCTTGCCCCGGAGTACGCCGGGGAGGACGCCGACCGTGAAGAAGGAGGCTGCTCCCGCGCCGAGGTAGTCGGAGCCGCGGACCTCCGCAGTACGGATCCGGCCGTCGCGATGGGCGGCGAGTGCGTCGGCCCACAGCCTTGCACGGACCCGGCCCTTGACCGAGTTCGGCCGCCCTTCGTCTTGCTCTGTCATCGGATGTGTCGGTGCGCCGTACCCGTAGAGATTGCCGGTGGTGACCAGCAGTGCGCCGGTGGTGTGGGCCGTTTCGATGAGCGATGCACCGAGCGGCGGCCAGTCCGTGGCCCATTTGCCGTACGCCGGACCGCCGCAGCTGAAGAGAGTGCCGGCGCCTGCCGCGATGCGGCTCAACTCGGTCGCATCGGTGGCGTCGGCGGCGACCTTCTCGATCCGTGAGTGCTCGGGACCGGTGCCGTTCCGGGTGACCACCTTGACCTGTTCGCCCTGCTCTGCAAGGAGTTTTGCGACCGCCGTACCGACGGGACCTGCCCCTACGACAACCCGCACTGTGTCTCCTCCTTGCGTTGTGGGCTAGCGCGGTACACGCCGACGCCGTACGTCAAAGCTTCGTCAATGCGAGGGTCAGGTAGCTCACGAAGTCTCGTGGTCGGCGACGGGATCCGCTACGGTCCCTCGCGTGACGAACCCGCCCAACGGCCAGAACCCCTTCTTTCCTTCGGAGAACGGGCCCGACGACTACAGCAGTGAGGAACCCAGAGGTCACCGTCGACGCAAGCGTGGTGTCGCTGGGCCGATCGTCGGAGCTCTGGCGGTCCTGAGTCTGGTCGCCGCCGGTGGCTGGTACGTGACGCGTGACGGCAAGGACGCGGTCGCCACCGGACAGCACGATCCGCTGACGTCGGTGGTGACCGACGAGGTGAGTACTCCCCCGACGGACGACGTAACGCCGACGCCCACCCCTAAGCCCACGCCGACGCCGTCGAAGACGCCGAGCAAGACCCCCAGCGCGACACCGACGCCGACGCGGTCGACGACGGCTCCGAGCCGGCACGCCACCAGGACGCCCCGGCCGACGCCGACCGAGACCAGCCACACCACCAAGCCGACGACCAAGCCGACGACGAAGCCGCCGGTGCCGAGTGGTTCGAAGGAGGCGCAGGTCCTGGCGCTCACGAACAACGAGCGCGCGAAGGCCGGCTGCGGACCGCTGCGGACGAACAGCGCGCTGACCCGCGCGGCCGACCTGCACGCGACCGACATGGTCGTGCACCACTTCTTCGACCACAACAGCCAGGACGGCCGCAGCCCGTTCGACCGGATGAAGGCGGCCGGGTTCACCGGCGGCGCGATGGCGGAGAACATCGCCGTCGGGTACAGCAGCGCGGCGGCCGTGGTGGACGGCTGGATGCACAGCGAGGGACACCGTCGCAACATCCTCAACTGCTCGTACACGATGATCGGCATCGGCTACGACAGCGGGCAGGTCAAACCCGAATGGGGCAACGGAAGCTGGGTCCAGGACTTCGGCGGCTGACCGGTCGCGGCACGTTTCCGGGCCAACCTTCGGTGATCGTTAAGACGCCTTACCGAGGCGTAACGGTGACCTCGCGCATCGGTTAGGGTCACTGTTCGGTAACCAGGGGGGCCTGGCAACGAACGACGGGGAACGACGGACTTCCGGTACGACGAACTGAAGAGGATTCGCCCACCCATGACGGAATCGCCAACCCCTGGGCGACACCGCGGTCGACGAGCCGCGCCGAAGAAGCGACGAGGCCTGGTCGGCCCGATCGTCAGCGCGCTGTCGGTGCTGCTGGCCATCGGACCGGTGGTCTGGCTGGTCACGGCGCATGACGGCTCCGCCGTCGCCACGGACGACACCAAGGTCCTGAACATCTCCCAGGACGACTCCGGCCCGGCCGCTGTCGACGACACCAGCACGATCGCCGGCAAGAAGCCGGGCCGGCAGGTCACCGTCACCGCGACCCTGCCGAACGGTGTCACCACCACGATCACTCCGTCCGGTACACCGCAGCTCGGGTCGGCCGAGTCCACCGCGAGCACCACTCCCTCAGGCGGGCCGACCTCGACGCCGGGCGAGGTCACCACGGTGACCGTCACGCCGAAGGCGCCGCGGACGATCGAAGGCAAGCCGAAGCCGCCGAAACCGCCGAAGACGACCGGCACGCCGACGAAGACGGTCACGGCCACCCAAACCCCGGACGACCCGCCGCCTCCGCCGGCCGGTGGTGGCGGCACCAGCGCCGAGGAGCGTGAGGTCCTCGACCTGACCAACGCGGCCCGGCGCAACCAGGGCTGTGGCCCGTTGTCGCTGGACGACAGCCTGGTCGAGGCAGCCGGCAAGCACGCCTCCGACATGGTCCGCAGGCACTACATGGACCACACCAACCCGGACGGTCAGGACCCCGGCGACCGGATGGCCGCGGCCGGCTGGCATGGCTCCGGCTGGGGCGAGAACATCGCCGCCGGCTACAGCACCGCGCAGAAGGTGTTCAACGCCTGGATGAACAGCGACGGGCACCGCGCGAACATCCTGAACTGCAGGTTCAACCGGATCGGCATCGGGTACGACCCGGGCCAGGTGAAGTCCGAGTGGGGACCGGGCAGCTGGGTTCAGGACTTCGGCCGCAACTGACCTCTTCGCCTCGGGGGACGGCGACCGTGAAGGGAACACCAAGCAATGTCAGCACCCGGCGCCACACGAGCCCGGCGCGGCCGTCGAGCCGCTGAAACACCGTCCAGGGTGAAGCGGACGCTGGTCGCGATCGGCACCGTCATCCTGGTCATCACTCCGATCTCCTGGATCCTGTTGCACGAACCGCAGTCGGACCAGGCCGACGCCTCGATCCCGTACGTCACCAGGGACGACGACACCTACATCACCGCCTCCAACGAGCCGGTGGTGCACACCAGCGACACACCGTCGCCCAGTACGCCGACGCCACCCGCGACGCCGACCAAACCGACCCGTACGCCGTCCGCCACACCAACTCCCGGCGACGACCCGACGAGGACGCCCTCGACTCACCCGACGACCGTGCCGACGAACGGCCCGGGCGACCAGGCGAGCACACCGCCGGTCGAGCCGACCCGCGGCGGGGACTCGCACAGCACCACGCCGACGCCGGTCCCCAGCAAGACGACGACGCAGCCACCGGCCGACGACGGCAGCATGACCGCCGACGAGCAGCAGTTGTTCTCGCTGATCGACGACGCGCGGGTGCAGAACGGCTGCGCACCGCTGGCCCGCGACAGCAACCTGACCGGCAATGCCCGCAATGAGGCCGTCGATCGGGCGGACACCGGCGACGTCTCCTCCACCGAACAGTCCAAGGCGTCGGCCGGTGGCGAGGACATGTCCGCGCAGGCAGCGTTCGATCGGCTGAAGAGCCGGAGCTCGAGCACGCTGCTCAACTGCGGTCTGCGGGAACTCGGCGTCGGCCGCGACACAGCGAAGTACCAGACGTGCTTCCTGTTGTTCTGCAGCAACCACACCAGGGTCGCCTGGGTGGCTGACTTCCAGTAGCGGCTCGACTACCCAGCACGGCGGCTCGGCGACGTCGGGCCGCTGTGGTGGTGTTTGGTGCGACCATGGAGGAAGTTCCATCCACCTTGGCGGGAGGCCGGATGTACGGCGAGCGTGACGACCTCGATGCGGCCCGGCCTGCGCTCTACGGCATCCCACCCGATGCCCTCGCGGACGAGCGTCCCGACCGGCGACCGGAGGACGCCCGCCGGATCGGCCTCAGCCGCCATACCGAAGAGGGTGCGGTGGTGCACTTCGCCTCATCGCTGGACGGCGCCAAGCCCGGCCACAAGATGATGGCGTGGATCCTGCTGGTCACCTTCGCGGCCCCGGCGCTGTACACGCTCCTGCTGCTGCTCTGACCCCAACAGTCCACGGCCGTCCCTGGGCATCGCGAACTCCTGGCGATGCCGTTGCGGCGTCGTACCGAACACCAGGTGGAAGTGATGCCGGAGCGCGGCGCTGCTGCCGAAACCGCTCTCGGCCGCGACCCGCTCGACCGGGTGGTCCGTGGTCTCCAGCAGCAGCCTCGCTCGGTCCAGCCGCTGCCGCAGCAACCAGGCCTGTCCACTGCTGCCAGTCCTGGCCCGGAACTGCCGGGTGAACGTACGCCGCGACAACGCGACCGAGGCTGCCCACTCGTCCAGTGACACCGGCTGGTCGAGCCGCGACCGCGCCCACACCATCGCTCGTTCGATCACGTCGTCGGCCGGATCGGGCGGCATCGGGGCCGGGATGTACTGCGCCTGCGACCCGCTCCGGTACGGCGCCACCACGATCGTCCGCGCCACCCGCTCCGCCAACTCCAGGCCGTGGTGGGTGCGCAGCAGGTGCAGACAGCAGTCGAGCGAAGCGGCCGTACCGGCTGAGGTGAGTAGGTCACCGAGATCCGACCAGAGCACGTCGGCCCGTACGTCGATCCCGGGGTACCGCGCGGCCAACTGATCCGCCCATCGCCAATGCGTCACCACCTCGCGGCCGTCCGCGATCCCACTCGCCGCGACCAGGAACGCTCCCAGACACAGGCCGACCACTGTCGCGCCCCGTGCGTGCGCACTCCGGATCGCCTCGACGAGGGCATCGGACGGCTCCAGGTTCGGCTCCCAGCTGGGCAGGATCACCACGTCCGCGTTCTCCATCGCCGCAAGGCCCTGCTCGACGTGCAGGTCGAAGCCGGCATTGGTCCCGAGCCGCCCGGGTTGCTCGGCACAGACCCGTACGTCGTACTGGCGCTCGCCGCCGAGGCGGTCGCCGAGCACCAGGCAGGGCACGGACAGATGGAAGGGGCTCATCCCGTCGTACGCGAGGACCGCTACCGAACGCATGGCCCGATCTTAAGCAAGCATGTCCCTCGGGCCAATGGTGAGCGACGGTCCCAGCCGGAAGGATGAAGCCATGAAGCTCACTCACATCGGCGGACCGACCGCCCTGCTCAGCATCGGCGGCCTCTCCCTGCTGACCGACCCCGCGTTCGACCAGCCCCGCGAGTACCACCTGCCCGGCCGCGTGATGACCAAGCTGACCGGACCGGCCCTGGAGATCGCGGAACTCGGGCCGATCGACGC
This region includes:
- a CDS encoding GNAT family N-acetyltransferase is translated as MRDREELVRRWQAGWSVSRGWTKVDDDNDGILTVRAGEDNRAMEYVVLDADDKPERVERAAELALNAGGGRGAGWITLATDDREARVEQLEDLGLEVQREQDWLMTIQLSEQPALTVNERYTLHSEVESDLIITRATLHGGVVSSGRMAVVGEDAVADRIETDPAHRRRGLGSAVMASLVETAAGQGAKRGILIASIDGLRLYRSLGWKVVADIVIARSA
- a CDS encoding NAD-dependent epimerase/dehydratase family protein: MRVVVGAGPVGTAVAKLLAEQGEQVKVVTRNGTGPEHSRIEKVAADATDATELSRIAAGAGTLFSCGGPAYGKWATDWPPLGASLIETAHTTGALLVTTGNLYGYGAPTHPMTEQDEGRPNSVKGRVRARLWADALAAHRDGRIRTAEVRGSDYLGAGAASFFTVGVLPGVLRGKATSIPADLDAPHSWTYVGDVARTLIAVAADESAWGRSWHVPTAPPLSVRELATRAAAIAGLPAPKVRSMPPAVLWLGGLVNKQAREIRELQYQFRRPFVLDSSAATEKFGIEPVGTDQALRETVIHLMATVPG
- a CDS encoding CAP domain-containing protein, with product MTNPPNGQNPFFPSENGPDDYSSEEPRGHRRRKRGVAGPIVGALAVLSLVAAGGWYVTRDGKDAVATGQHDPLTSVVTDEVSTPPTDDVTPTPTPKPTPTPSKTPSKTPSATPTPTRSTTAPSRHATRTPRPTPTETSHTTKPTTKPTTKPPVPSGSKEAQVLALTNNERAKAGCGPLRTNSALTRAADLHATDMVVHHFFDHNSQDGRSPFDRMKAAGFTGGAMAENIAVGYSSAAAVVDGWMHSEGHRRNILNCSYTMIGIGYDSGQVKPEWGNGSWVQDFGG
- a CDS encoding CAP domain-containing protein, which codes for MTESPTPGRHRGRRAAPKKRRGLVGPIVSALSVLLAIGPVVWLVTAHDGSAVATDDTKVLNISQDDSGPAAVDDTSTIAGKKPGRQVTVTATLPNGVTTTITPSGTPQLGSAESTASTTPSGGPTSTPGEVTTVTVTPKAPRTIEGKPKPPKPPKTTGTPTKTVTATQTPDDPPPPPAGGGGTSAEEREVLDLTNAARRNQGCGPLSLDDSLVEAAGKHASDMVRRHYMDHTNPDGQDPGDRMAAAGWHGSGWGENIAAGYSTAQKVFNAWMNSDGHRANILNCRFNRIGIGYDPGQVKSEWGPGSWVQDFGRN
- a CDS encoding CAP domain-containing protein, producing MKRTLVAIGTVILVITPISWILLHEPQSDQADASIPYVTRDDDTYITASNEPVVHTSDTPSPSTPTPPATPTKPTRTPSATPTPGDDPTRTPSTHPTTVPTNGPGDQASTPPVEPTRGGDSHSTTPTPVPSKTTTQPPADDGSMTADEQQLFSLIDDARVQNGCAPLARDSNLTGNARNEAVDRADTGDVSSTEQSKASAGGEDMSAQAAFDRLKSRSSSTLLNCGLRELGVGRDTAKYQTCFLLFCSNHTRVAWVADFQ
- a CDS encoding GlxA family transcriptional regulator, which gives rise to MRSVAVLAYDGMSPFHLSVPCLVLGDRLGGERQYDVRVCAEQPGRLGTNAGFDLHVEQGLAAMENADVVILPSWEPNLEPSDALVEAIRSAHARGATVVGLCLGAFLVAASGIADGREVVTHWRWADQLAARYPGIDVRADVLWSDLGDLLTSAGTAASLDCCLHLLRTHHGLELAERVARTIVVAPYRSGSQAQYIPAPMPPDPADDVIERAMVWARSRLDQPVSLDEWAASVALSRRTFTRQFRARTGSSGQAWLLRQRLDRARLLLETTDHPVERVAAESGFGSSAALRHHFHLVFGTTPQRHRQEFAMPRDGRGLLGSEQQQERVQRRGREGDQQDPRHHLVAGLGAVQR